The [Clostridium] scindens ATCC 35704 nucleotide sequence AATTCATGGAATAACTTTTTATGGGCAAAAGTTATCATGTCAGATAGTTCGACTCAGACAATGCCTATGTTGATTTCAAATCTTACATCAGGGTATAAGACAGATTATGGTATGCTGATGCTTGCAGTATTAATTACTACGATTCCTACCGCAATTGTATTCTTTACTCTTCAGAAGAATTTTGTTGAGGGAATTACTGGATCAGTGAAGTAGAAGTGTATTAGAATGTGAGATTAAGTTAAAATAATCAACTAATTAGGGGGGTATAGTTATGCTATGGTTCCCCATCAAGAAGACAATGAAGTAAAAAAATTCGGCTGATAGCCATAAGGCTATCAGCCGCAGACTGTAGACAAAGTCCCCAGCTTGATGCCGGGGCTTTTCTTCTGCAGTTATCAACCTTGTATCTATCTTTCCTCTTTTTATCAAGAAAATCGTAAACGTACCATAGTGGGTATCTTTACAACAAAACGGCCGCTTTCGCGACCGTCGATTTACTAGTTATCTTTTCTGATCTGTTTGGGAAGATCTTGAGACCACGGAAGAAGTTTATCCAGAAAAGATCTGTCGGTATCACTCCCATGTGCTCTGGTATCTCTGAAAGCAGATACTCAAAATAATCGTATGGCTTCAGATTGTTTGCTTTTGCCGTATCTGCTGAGTATTCTGTGACCTCGGAGCCACTTAATCCGTTATAGAGAGCCATCCATTCCGAATGTCAGAGCCGCCTGTATCAAAAAGGCATTCCGCTGTTGAGAGCCACCTCTTGAAGCAATACAATATTTTTACGGATGAATCCGTAATACTTTGAGAGGAGGACAATCGAATGTCCAAAGATGTTTATTGTAAAATAGAATTACCGAAAGTTGCAAACGGGAATTGGAGAATGTTGCATCTCCAAATTGGAGAAAGTTGCAAGGCATTCGCTAGAAGCGCTCAGGAACGGTGTAGCGCTTGAGTGGCAGCCACCAAGTATGAGCATTCCCATGAAAAGATCCATTGCAGGTATATCCAAAAACCATTAACCTTATCTTTATTGTAGTCCAAACAATAAAGACAAGGAGGAAAGGAGAATGTCAACTACAATGGATCAGATACATCATATCAGAGATATGTTCTACCGGCAAGATAAGAACATTTCTGAAATCGCATCTGAGACCGGCCTTAACTGGAAAACGGTCAAAAAATATGTGGATATGGAGGACTTTAACAATCCATCTCCCAAACCTGCATCATCAGAGGTTCACGAATCCAAGCTTGACCCATTCAAACCTTTGATTGATGAATGGCTGCAGGCAGACAAGCTTGCACCAAGAAAGCAACGGCATACAGCCAAAAGAGTATTTAAACGCCTCAAGGATGAAGCAGATGGTTTCGGCTGCAGTTATCGGCTTGTTGCCTTATACGTCAAACAGAAGAAAGAGGAACTACGGCTAAAAAGAACCGATGGCTATATCCCTCTTAATCATCATCCCGGCGAAGCCCAGTCAGACTTTGGAACAGCCGATTTTTATGAAAATGACAGGCTTCATCACGAGGCTAAGTACCTTGTGCTCAGTTTTCCCTACAGTAACGGAGGTTTCCTCCAGCTTAATTATGGCGAAAACATGGAATGTCTTCTGGAAGGACTGGTTGCCATATTTGAGCACATCGGTGGTGTTCCCACGGAAATCTGGTTTGACAATACCAGAACCATTGTTACCGAAATCATCAAAGGTGGCGGGCGTAATGTAACAGAGCGGTTTCAACGCTTTTGTGAACACTACCGCATTAAGCCGGTTTTTATGAATCCTGAATCCGGATGGGAAAAAGGAAACGTGGAAAACAAGGTTGGCTACCTGCGCCGCAACGAACTTGTACCGGTACCCCGCTTTGATGATCTTGTGAAAGAAAACAAGCATCTTCTGGATCGTTGTGAAATCGATATGCAGCGTGAGCACTATGATGACGATGATGACCGCTTTATCAGTAAACTGTTTGAAGAAGATAAGGCTCGTTTACTGCCGCTTCCTTCCGTTCCGTTTGATACGGCACTTTACACAACGGCAACAACGGATAAATATGGAAAGTTTACTCTTGACGCAGGAAAGCACCGTTATTCTGCTTCACCGGCTTTCTGTGAGTCCATTGTAAATCTCAAGATTACATCCTCTGATGTGATTGTCATGGACAAAGATATGCACGAAGTGGTGCGTCATAAGCGCCTTTACGGCAATGAACATGAAAGAATGGACTGGCTGCCATACCTTACATATATCGCCAGGAAACCCCGTTCTCTTCGAAACAGCGGCATATATGACATGATGCCACAAACCATGCAGATATACATGGATAACTGCGAAAGCAAGGAACGCGGACGTGTCCTGAAGGTGCTTGCAGAACTTACGGAAAGAACCGGGTTTGCTAGTGCTGTCAGAACAGTTGACGAAGCAGTCCGGCTGAATGCCACAGATCCGGACAGTCTGCAGAGCCTTTACAGGCGAACCTATGCAGATGTACCGCTTCTGCCTCCGCTTGAAAACAAAGTTTTACTGCCACAGCAGAAGGTCATTCCGTTCAGAAATGATCTGAAAATGCTGGATGCCGCCCTTAAGAAGGGAGGTGTCTCAAATGGCTGATATAGAAAAATCCATTGCAGCATGCTGCAAACAGCTCAAGCTGTCCACGAACTTTGCAGGACAGGCTTTCGAGCAGAAAGGAGACACACCGCAGGAATACCTTTTAAACCTCCTGACAAACGAAATTGAATACCGTACAGCAAAAAGGAAGAGCAAGTTCCTCAATACCGCCGGCTTCCCACGTAGATACCGCGTGGAGGAATTCAGGGCAGATGAGATAGATTTCCCGGAAGACGTCAGCTTCCAAAGCCTGTTAGACCTGGAGTTTTATCATACAGGAAAAAATGTCATCATGTATGGAGGAACAGGAACCGGTAAAACAATGCTTTCCATTCTGATTGGAATGTCTGCATGTAATCAGGAAATTCCGGTAAGATTCTACCGCACTGCCGGACTTATCAATCTCTTTTCCGAGAGTCAGAGCAGCGGAAAGCTTACTGCACTGAAAAAGAAGCTTAACAGTGCCCGGATACTGATTCTGGATGAATTCGGATATGTTCCGTATGACCGCACCGGTTCACAGCTTCTGTTTGATTATCTTTCTGAGATACACGAGCAGAAATCGGTGATTTTAAACACGAATCTTGAATTCTCACAGTGGGTGAACGTTCTTTATGACCAACGGATGACAACAGCACTGATTGGCAGGCTCACCCACCATGTGGAACTGATTCTGTTCCCGGGGATCAATAATCGGTTACGTGAATCAAGCATCAATGCAACTCTTTCAAGAATCAGCAGTCAGGAGGCAGGTAACAATGGCTAAAAATAAAAAAGTTATCAAAGAACAGAAAAAATATCAAAACCTTCAGGAACGCTATGAGGAGATGAATGATTATCTTCTTGATCTCATAGAAGATCACCGATGCGCAGAAGAAGATCTGAGATATCTAAATGATTTTATCCATTATAAAGAGCTGGATGAGGAGTTCCGCTATTTCAGGGAACATGCACATGAAGATGAAAACTCGGAACTTCCGTTTCCATATCTCACGCTATAACAACTAAATATGGTCTGCAATGGCTATGTAGCTGGCAGAATAGCTGCCAGCCGAGGCCTTGCAACTTTCTCCAATTTGGAGATGCAACATTCTCCAAAAATATTTTGCATTTTTCTCCAAAAAGTGCTTGCAAAAAACAGTCCAAAGAGAAACAAATTTTACAGATGCTTCAGAATGGATATAGCCAGCGGCGTATTGCCAGTACTCTGCGCGTATCCAGAAATACGGTCGCCAGAGTTGTGAAAGCGGCTTCGGACCACGGGCTATCAAAAGATGCCCTGGAGTCCATGGAGGAAACAGAGCTCCATCATACGCTCTTCCCTGAAGAAGCAATGCTTCCTACATTAGTTACGCCCGATTTCCCTTATATCCATAAGGAATTATTAAAAAACGGCGTAACGTTAAAGCTGTTATGGCAGGAGTATGTAGACAACTGCCGGGATGCCGGCAAACCGCCATATGGCTATTCCCAATACTGTAAGCTATATCAGGATTATGTCGTGCGGAATAAGCTTACCATGCATATCCAACCTCAACCTGTTCACCAAGTTTACGATTGATATGCATGGTAGCACGTCTTTTCTGCTCATCCTGTTGGATGTGATAGCAGAATTGAGAATACATGAGCGGCTCATCGCCGTTAGCGCGGCAGTCCTCCATGTATTCCGTCCATAGGAGTTTTTTACTGACTCCGTTACGGAGCAGTTCCTTACGGATGTAAGCATAATCAGGCATACGCTTATTAGGTGACACGCTGCTTTCTTTAGAAAACATGATTTTTTGCAACTCTGTGTCAGTCATTGATTCATCAAGTGGCCATGTGAGATTTAATTCTCTGGCGCGCTTTTGAACCTTTACGACAGTTTTCTGAGCAACACCACAGCTTGCCATGATTTTGTGTTGTGAGAATCCCAGACCTGTAAGCCGGATGATTTCTTTGTACTTGGTCATAATTGTGTGACCTCCCTTGTAATGAATTTACACTATAAAGTGCATAGATTCATTATAAGGGTTGTAGAGAAAACGATTTCTTTGGAGGTATTTTTGGAAACACAAAAAGAAAGTGAAGGCAAGATACTTCGATGGACATTGACAACATCTTGTTGGGATACTATCTGTAACGGAGACAGAAGAAAAACGTAACTTCGCTACAATCCCTTCGGGAAAACAATTTGCAGGAAAGGAGAAAACGCAGATGAGGAACAAGACATAATGGTCGTTCTGGGAAAGGATGATATCGAGTTGATTGAAGGCTCAAAAGGTTGGATGGAGCGATTGCAAAAATTAAAATGCAATGCAGAAAGCGTTGGAAGATTAGAAACAGAAATTGTTACAGCCAGAGACAAAAAGGGTTGCAGTACAGGAGATTAAGAAAGAAGTGAAGCCGTCCATTCTCAAAAGGCTAGCAGAAAAATGTGCTTCAGAAAATGGAGAAGTTAGTAGACCGAAAGGCAGTCAAAGCAATTCGAGACACTTTGGAAGGGACGGACAAAGGAACAATCCGAGGAACGATGCAGAATTACATGACCGTTCTTCGGGAGGACCCGCTTCTTGCCGGGAGGGAGAGCAGATGGGAATCCCCTTTTGATAGCCTGACAGAGAGAAATGCCGGTATTTGAGGTCATAAAGTTGTATTTTGTGCTTTACGTGGGAAGAAAGAAACTCGTGAAACGAAAACAGTTTGAGCAGTTTATAGAGAAGAAGACAGAAATATAAGAGTTGAAAGCGGTTGAAAAAAGAGCCCGATTATGATATGATTTATAAGTTATATTAGGCTCTTTTCTTAATATAAGAAGGGGTTAGTAATATGGGTAAAGACTTAAAAGGTAAGAAATTACCTGCGGGAATCTATCAAAGAAAGGATGGGTCGTATTTCGCAAGGTTTACAGATAAGTCTGGAAAGAGAAGGGTTGTCTGATAAATTGACATGGAATTGGAGTAAAATTGGAGTAAAGAAAATACCCAATATGCCACAAACCTTTTAAAATAAAGGTTTTTAAGGAGGATATATAAGAATATGAAATTAGGAATCGTGGGGTTACCCAATGTTGGAAAAAGTACATTATTTAATTCATTGACGAAAGCAGGAGCGGAATCCGCCAACTATCCGTTCTGTACCATTGACCCTAATGTAGGCGTTGTAACCGTGCCGGATGAGAGACTGAATGTACTGGGCGAGATGTATCACACCAAGAAGATCATTCCCGCGGCAATCGAGTTTGTGGATATTGCCGGACTTGTAAAAGGTGCATCCAAGGGAGAAGGCCTTGGCAACCAGTTCCTTGCCAATATTCGTGAAGTCGACGCGATCGTCCATGTGGTACGCTGCTTCGAAGACGGCAATATCGTCCACGTAGACGGAAGCATCAACCCGCTGAGAGATATTGAGACCATCAACTTGGAATTAATTTTTTCAGATTTGGAAATACTTGAGCGTAGAATTGCAAAGACTACCAAGGTGGCAAGAAATGACAAGACGGCTGCGAAGGAACTGGCTTTACTTGAAAAGATCAAGGCGCATCTGGAAGAAGGAAGACTTGCAAAGACTTTCGAGGGCGCTGAGGATGAGGAAGAACTGGCCTGGCTAACGGGATATAATCTGCTGACCTATAAGCCGGTGATCTATGCGGCGAATGTAGCAGAGGACGATCTGGCCGACGATGGCGCCGGAAACGTCGGAGTACAGGCTGTAAGAGAGTACGCCGGGAAAGAGCAGAGCGAGGTGTTCGTAGTCTGCGCTCAGATTGAGCAGGAGATTGCCGAACTGGATGATGATGAGAAGAAGATGTTTCTGGAAGATCTGGGATTGGAAGAATCCGGGCTCGAGAAACTGATTAAGGCTAGCTACCGGCTCCTGGGGCTGATCAGTTATCTGACTGCCGGAGAGCCGGAGGTACGGGCATGGACCATTACCAAGGGCACGAAGGCGCCACAGGCAGCAGGGAAGATTCATACGGATTTTGAACGGGGCTTTATTCGGGCAGAGGTTGTCGCCTATGATGACCTGATTGAATGCGGAAGCCATAATGCAGCAAAGGAAAAGGGATTAATCAGGCTGGAAGGCAAAGACTACGTCGTACAGGACGGAGATATCATGCTGTTCCGCTTCAATGTATAGGAAGGAAGACCGAAGATGCACAGAACTATTGATTTTCCGAATATAGGGATACATCTTAAGTCAGTAGGCGATCACATTACTATATTTGGCTTTGACATCGCGTTTTATGGGATGATTATAGGACTAGGAATACTGACGGGGCTTTTGATTGCCGCGGCAGAGGCAAAAAGAAGCGGGCAGAATCCGGAGGATTATTTTGATCTGGCAATCTATGCGGTGATATTTTCCATCATCGGGGCAAGGCTTTACTATGTGGCTTTCTCCTGGGATATGTACAAGGATGATCTGCTGAGCATCCTGAATATCCGTCAGGGGGGACTTGCAATCTATGGAGGCGTGATCGCAGCGGTAATCACGGTATTTGTATTTGCAAGGGTCAAGAAGATGTCGGCGACGCTGATACTGGATACCGCAGGCCTCGGACTTGTAGCCGGGCAGATGATTGGACGATGGGGCAACTTTTTTAACCGGGAAGCATTTGGCGAATATACGAACAGTTTTCTGGCTATGCGGCTCCCGGTAGATGCAGTCAGAGGCTCAGACATTACTGAACTGATGCGCAAGAACATGGAGACGGTAAAAGGTGTATCCTATATCCAGGTACACCCCACTTTTCTCTATGAGTCGTTATGGTGCCTGATGGTTTTGATTATCATGCTGATATACAGAAAGCATAAGAAGTTTAACGGCGAGGTATTCCTGGTCTATCTGCTTGGATATGGCTTGGGACGATTCTGGATCGAGGGACTCAGGACAGACCAGTTGCTGATCCCGAAGATCGGGCTTCCGGTATCCCAGATACTGGCAGGAGTGCTGGTGGTAGTATCGCTGGCGCTTATTATCTATAAACGAATTGAATTGAAAAAAGTAGAGAAGGAATAAAAGGATATCATAGATATCCCCTGCAAAGAATGCGAAGGCAATGTGCCTTAGGACTCTTTGCAGGGGATATTTTCATATAGGAATATGCTATCGTTTCAATATTGCCAGAATGATAAAGAGGGCGCCTCCTATAAAGGACAGATCCTTTGGGCATCGACTGCTGATCTTACGCCCGAGGAACAGGCCGAGATAGGTGAAGGCCTCTCCCATGGAGAATGTGGCAGCCACCGTCAGAGGAACGGAGATCTTGAGGAATGCGGCCATCGTGCCTGCTATGAGACTGTCAATGGACATGGCAAGGGAAAAGAAGATGGCCTCCTTCCAGGACAGGCAGTGACTCTGGTCGGCATCTGCCTCCATAGGATCGCTGTAAATATTAATGATGAAACGTAACTGTGAAAACGTAAAATGTATATCTTTTCGGACTTCCTTATGGTGCCTGAGATACTGCCGGATGCTGGAGTCCGCCAGTTTCAGGCACCCAAGGAAGAGGAGGCTGAAAAAACAGATCTCACGGGTGAATGTCTCCGGGATGATCCGGTCAAGGAGATTGCCGAACAGCAGGGATATGCCCAGGCATAGGCTGCATATCCCATTGACCGCAAGGATCTGCTTCCAGGAAAGCCGAACCTGGTTGGCGCCATATGCGGCGCTGGCAACAAAAGTGTCCAGACAAAGGGCAGAAACGAGAAGGAAAATATGAAGAAACATAATAACATGCCTTTTTCCCTATTATATTCAAAAAAAGTCGTTCCGACATAACCCGGGATATATTTTGCGGAAGAAAATCATATATTTGCAGAGAAGATTCTTGTTCATAAGACGGAAAGTGGGCAAAATATGACGGTGGGGTACTATATTCTGATTTTCTTGTTTGGGCTGGTGCTCCTGGTATGGGGGAGCAGCCTGTTTGTAGACAGCGCTGTGTCTGTGGCCGGACGGCTGCATCTTCCTGAGGTGCTGATCGGGGCTACGATTGTAAGCCTGGGAACGACGCTTCCGGAAGTGTTGTTTTCAACCATGGCATCTGTGCGGCACCTTCCGGAAATGGCAATTGGCAATGCACTGGGCTCCATTCTGTGCAATACCGGATTTATTGCAGGAATGATGCTGGTTTTGCAGCCGATTTATCTGAATGGCAAGGCAGTGGCAAACGTCGTATCCGGGACAGTGTTCCTGGGCTTGTCATTTGCGGTGTATGTAGCGGGCGCTGTCATGGAGCAGGGACTATCCAGGGCGACGGGTGGCATGCTTCTGCTCGTCTGTATTCTGTTTCTTGCTTATAATGTACGCAATGCTTATAGCCGGCAGCAGGAGGAGAAGGAGATGCATGCCCAGGAACAGGCCTTTGGAATCAGCGATATTATCCGGCTTGCGCTGGAAGCGGTAGTGATCTATATCGGCGCCAGCATGCTGGTGGAAGTAGGGCCGAAGCTTGCCAGGGCTTTTGGCGTCCCGGAAATGATCATTTCTCTTATATTCGTGGCCTTAGGAACCTCTCTGCCGGAACTGGTCACATCCCTTATGGCTCTTAGAAAGAAGCATGCATCCCTGTCTATGGGAAACATCATAGGAGCGGATATTCTGAATTTTGTGATGGTGGGGGGGCTGTCGGCGGTCATCTGCCCGATCCCGTTTCAAGAGAGTATTTTGAAATTAGAACTGCCGGTTATCTTTTTCATGCTGTTTATACTGTGCATTCCATCCATTACCAGGAAGAAGGCTGGCAGGCTGCAGGGGCTCCTTCTGCTGGGAAGTTATATCCTGTATCTGGCAGTTCTGGCGGCATAAGGTGGTTTTTTCTTGGAAAGAAGTAACCATGATTTGTGCAATATTACTAAAAAGATAAGGTAAAAATATAGCTACGCAACTAAGGTAGTTGGAAAAGGATGAAAGAACTTTCAGAAGGATTCAAGTTGCTTGAAAATAAAAACAATGCTGTTATACTAAAGTCAGAAAAGACAAGGAAGGTGCACAAAAATGAATGAGAGAGTGAGTAATCTACAGGGGAAATTAATTGTATCCTGTCAGGCGCTGCCGCACGAACCCCTACATTCTTCTTTTATCATGGGAAGAATGGCTGTTGCGGCCAAAGAAGGCGGAGCGGCAGGCATCCGTGCCAATACAAAGGAAGATATTAAGGAGATACAGTCACAGGTCGATCTTCCGGTCATAGGCATCGTAAAGCGTGATTACGAAGGGAGCAAAGTATATATCACGCCAACCATGAAGGAGATTGATGAGCTGATGGAAGTAGGGCCGGAGATCATCGCAGTGGACGCGACGTCTGACCTTCGCCCGGGTAATATAACGATCGACCAGTTCTTCGGACAGATCAAAGAGAAATATCCTGACCAACTTCTTATGGCTGACTGCTCTACCATCGAAGAGGCAATTCATGCAGATGAGCTTGGGTTTGACTTTATCGGAACGACAATGGTAGGGTACACAGATCAAAGCAAGGGCGATCGGATAGAGGAAAATGATTTTGAAATATTGCGCAAAATCGTATCCAATGTAAAGAATAAGGTCATTGCAGAAGGCAATATCAATACGCCGCAGAAGGCCAGGCGCGTAATCGAGTTGGGGGCATTCAGCGTTGTTGTAGGCTCCATCATCACAAGGCCGCAGTTGATTACCAAGTCATTTGCCGAGGAATTAGAGAAATAAGAACATTATAACATTACATAAAAATAAAAAATGAAAAGGAGAAGAGAATTATGAGAGACTTAGACAAGTACAAAGGTGTCATTCCTGCATTCTATGCATGCTATGACAAAGAAGGAAACATCAGCCCCAAAGGTGTGCAGGCACTTACCAGATATTTTGTGGAAAAAGGGGTAAAAGGAATCTATGTAAACGGATCTTCCGGAGAGTGCATCTACCAGAGCGTGGAGGACAAGAAGATTGTCCTTGAGAATGTGATGAAGGCGGCAGAAGGAAAACTGACGGTCATCGCTCATGTTGCATGCAATAACACTAAGGATAGCCAGGAACTGGCGCGCCATGCGGAAAGCCTTGGAGTCGACGCGATTGCGGCAATCCCTCCGATCTACTTCCATCTGCCGGAATATGCCATTGCGCAGTACTGGAATGAAATTAGTTCTGCCGCACCGAATACAGATTTTGTAATCTATAATATTCCGCAGCTTGCAGGTGTCGCGCTTACCATGGGCCTGTTTGAGGAAATGAGAAAGAACCCAAGAGTGATCGGCGTTAAGAATTCCTCTATGCCGGTGCAGGATATCCAGATGTTCAAGCAGGCGGCGGGAGAAGACTATATTATCTTCAACGGTCCGGACGAGCAGTTTATGAGCGGCCGCGTGATCGGAGCAGAAGGAGCGATCGGAGGTACTTACGGGGCGATGCCAGAGCTGTTCCTTAAACTGGACGAGCATGTGAAGAATGGAGAGATTGAAAAGGCAAGAGAACTTCAGCATGCGATCAATGCGATCATCTATAAGATGTGCTCTGCCCATGGAAATATGTATGGGGTGATTAAGGAAATTCTTAAGAAGAATGAGAATCTGGAACTTGGCGGGGTCAGGAAGCCGCTGCCCTCATTGATAGACAGCGACATGCCGATCGTAGAAGAGGCGGCCAGAATGATCTGCGAAGCGAAAGATAAATATCTGGCATAATATAAGCCAGCCCGGACACGAATGAGAGAGTTTTAGGAGGAAAAGACATGCAAGGCTTTACAGTAATTGATTTGGTTATTTTGATCGTATATCTGGCGGCAGTCCTGTTCGCCGGCCTTCACTTCGCGAAGAAGGAGATGAAGGGGAAGGAGTATTTCAAGAGTGACGGCACCGTGCCGTGGTGGGTAACGTCCGTATCTATCTTTGCAACCCTGCTTAGTCCGATATCTTTCCTGTCGCTTGCGGGAAACTCCTATGCAGGAACATGGATCATGTGGTTCGCCCAGCTGGGCATGCTGCTGGCAATTCCGCTTACCATCAAGTTCTTCCTGCCAATCTACAGCAAGCTGGATATTGATACGGCGTATCACTATCTGGAATTAAGATTCGGAAGCAAAGGACTTCGCGTACTAGGCGCTGTTATGTTTATCATCTACCAGGTGGGACGTATGTCTATCATCATGTACCTGCCGTGCATGGTATTGGGAAGCCTGACTGGCATCAGCGTGAATCTGCTGATTATCATTATGGGAGTCATCGCAATCATTTATTCCTACACAGGCGGATTAAAGTCCGTACTTTGGACAGATTTCATCCAGGGATCTGTATTGCTGATCGGCGTTACATTTGCGCTGGTATTCCTTCTTTCACATATTGACGGAGGAATTGGAGCCATCTTCACAGCATTTACTGCAGAACACAAATTCCTGGCAGTTGACCAGCCCATCTTTGATATCAATATATTAAAAGACAGCGTTTTCATTATGATTGTGGGCGCAGGATTTAATACGATGGGCTCTTATGTATCCAGCCAGGACATCGTACAGCGTT carries:
- the istA gene encoding IS21 family transposase, with the protein product MDQIHHIRDMFYRQDKNISEIASETGLNWKTVKKYVDMEDFNNPSPKPASSEVHESKLDPFKPLIDEWLQADKLAPRKQRHTAKRVFKRLKDEADGFGCSYRLVALYVKQKKEELRLKRTDGYIPLNHHPGEAQSDFGTADFYENDRLHHEAKYLVLSFPYSNGGFLQLNYGENMECLLEGLVAIFEHIGGVPTEIWFDNTRTIVTEIIKGGGRNVTERFQRFCEHYRIKPVFMNPESGWEKGNVENKVGYLRRNELVPVPRFDDLVKENKHLLDRCEIDMQREHYDDDDDRFISKLFEEDKARLLPLPSVPFDTALYTTATTDKYGKFTLDAGKHRYSASPAFCESIVNLKITSSDVIVMDKDMHEVVRHKRLYGNEHERMDWLPYLTYIARKPRSLRNSGIYDMMPQTMQIYMDNCESKERGRVLKVLAELTERTGFASAVRTVDEAVRLNATDPDSLQSLYRRTYADVPLLPPLENKVLLPQQKVIPFRNDLKMLDAALKKGGVSNG
- a CDS encoding ATP-binding protein gives rise to the protein MADIEKSIAACCKQLKLSTNFAGQAFEQKGDTPQEYLLNLLTNEIEYRTAKRKSKFLNTAGFPRRYRVEEFRADEIDFPEDVSFQSLLDLEFYHTGKNVIMYGGTGTGKTMLSILIGMSACNQEIPVRFYRTAGLINLFSESQSSGKLTALKKKLNSARILILDEFGYVPYDRTGSQLLFDYLSEIHEQKSVILNTNLEFSQWVNVLYDQRMTTALIGRLTHHVELILFPGINNRLRESSINATLSRISSQEAGNNG
- a CDS encoding helix-turn-helix domain-containing protein, which codes for MLQNGYSQRRIASTLRVSRNTVARVVKAASDHGLSKDALESMEETELHHTLFPEEAMLPTLVTPDFPYIHKELLKNGVTLKLLWQEYVDNCRDAGKPPYGYSQYCKLYQDYVVRNKLTMHIQPQPVHQVYD
- a CDS encoding excisionase produces the protein MPVFEVIKLYFVLYVGRKKLVKRKQFEQFIEKKTEI
- a CDS encoding integrase DNA-binding domain-containing protein is translated as MGKDLKGKKLPAGIYQRKDGSYFARFTDKSGKRRVV
- the ychF gene encoding redox-regulated ATPase YchF translates to MKLGIVGLPNVGKSTLFNSLTKAGAESANYPFCTIDPNVGVVTVPDERLNVLGEMYHTKKIIPAAIEFVDIAGLVKGASKGEGLGNQFLANIREVDAIVHVVRCFEDGNIVHVDGSINPLRDIETINLELIFSDLEILERRIAKTTKVARNDKTAAKELALLEKIKAHLEEGRLAKTFEGAEDEEELAWLTGYNLLTYKPVIYAANVAEDDLADDGAGNVGVQAVREYAGKEQSEVFVVCAQIEQEIAELDDDEKKMFLEDLGLEESGLEKLIKASYRLLGLISYLTAGEPEVRAWTITKGTKAPQAAGKIHTDFERGFIRAEVVAYDDLIECGSHNAAKEKGLIRLEGKDYVVQDGDIMLFRFNV
- the lgt gene encoding prolipoprotein diacylglyceryl transferase, yielding MHRTIDFPNIGIHLKSVGDHITIFGFDIAFYGMIIGLGILTGLLIAAAEAKRSGQNPEDYFDLAIYAVIFSIIGARLYYVAFSWDMYKDDLLSILNIRQGGLAIYGGVIAAVITVFVFARVKKMSATLILDTAGLGLVAGQMIGRWGNFFNREAFGEYTNSFLAMRLPVDAVRGSDITELMRKNMETVKGVSYIQVHPTFLYESLWCLMVLIIMLIYRKHKKFNGEVFLVYLLGYGLGRFWIEGLRTDQLLIPKIGLPVSQILAGVLVVVSLALIIYKRIELKKVEKE
- a CDS encoding manganese efflux pump is translated as MFLHIFLLVSALCLDTFVASAAYGANQVRLSWKQILAVNGICSLCLGISLLFGNLLDRIIPETFTREICFFSLLFLGCLKLADSSIRQYLRHHKEVRKDIHFTFSQLRFIINIYSDPMEADADQSHCLSWKEAIFFSLAMSIDSLIAGTMAAFLKISVPLTVAATFSMGEAFTYLGLFLGRKISSRCPKDLSFIGGALFIILAILKR
- a CDS encoding calcium/sodium antiporter, encoding MTVGYYILIFLFGLVLLVWGSSLFVDSAVSVAGRLHLPEVLIGATIVSLGTTLPEVLFSTMASVRHLPEMAIGNALGSILCNTGFIAGMMLVLQPIYLNGKAVANVVSGTVFLGLSFAVYVAGAVMEQGLSRATGGMLLLVCILFLAYNVRNAYSRQQEEKEMHAQEQAFGISDIIRLALEAVVIYIGASMLVEVGPKLARAFGVPEMIISLIFVALGTSLPELVTSLMALRKKHASLSMGNIIGADILNFVMVGGLSAVICPIPFQESILKLELPVIFFMLFILCIPSITRKKAGRLQGLLLLGSYILYLAVLAA
- a CDS encoding N-acetylmannosamine-6-phosphate 2-epimerase, producing the protein MNERVSNLQGKLIVSCQALPHEPLHSSFIMGRMAVAAKEGGAAGIRANTKEDIKEIQSQVDLPVIGIVKRDYEGSKVYITPTMKEIDELMEVGPEIIAVDATSDLRPGNITIDQFFGQIKEKYPDQLLMADCSTIEEAIHADELGFDFIGTTMVGYTDQSKGDRIEENDFEILRKIVSNVKNKVIAEGNINTPQKARRVIELGAFSVVVGSIITRPQLITKSFAEELEK
- a CDS encoding dihydrodipicolinate synthase family protein — encoded protein: MRDLDKYKGVIPAFYACYDKEGNISPKGVQALTRYFVEKGVKGIYVNGSSGECIYQSVEDKKIVLENVMKAAEGKLTVIAHVACNNTKDSQELARHAESLGVDAIAAIPPIYFHLPEYAIAQYWNEISSAAPNTDFVIYNIPQLAGVALTMGLFEEMRKNPRVIGVKNSSMPVQDIQMFKQAAGEDYIIFNGPDEQFMSGRVIGAEGAIGGTYGAMPELFLKLDEHVKNGEIEKARELQHAINAIIYKMCSAHGNMYGVIKEILKKNENLELGGVRKPLPSLIDSDMPIVEEAARMICEAKDKYLA
- a CDS encoding sodium:solute symporter, with the protein product MQGFTVIDLVILIVYLAAVLFAGLHFAKKEMKGKEYFKSDGTVPWWVTSVSIFATLLSPISFLSLAGNSYAGTWIMWFAQLGMLLAIPLTIKFFLPIYSKLDIDTAYHYLELRFGSKGLRVLGAVMFIIYQVGRMSIIMYLPCMVLGSLTGISVNLLIIIMGVIAIIYSYTGGLKSVLWTDFIQGSVLLIGVTFALVFLLSHIDGGIGAIFTAFTAEHKFLAVDQPIFDINILKDSVFIMIVGAGFNTMGSYVSSQDIVQRFTTTTDTKKLNKMMLTNGALSIFIATVFYLIGTGLYVFYQQNALPPAAAQDQIFASYIAFELPVGITGLLLAAIYAASQSTLSTGLNSVAASWTLDIQARLSKKELSFEKQTKIGQYVSLIVGIFSIVVAMVLANGGVKSAYEWFNGFMGLVLGILIGTFILGAFTKVANTFGATLAFIAASAVMVGIKYFAPAGSVSIWSYSLISIAVSLVVGIPASLIWRKVKNDTSVPAPNTTVFKK